The following are encoded together in the Nitrospirota bacterium genome:
- a CDS encoding prepilin-type N-terminal cleavage/methylation domain-containing protein: protein MLQLNNKNCYGFTLMEMIVATFIASLLMVFISKLLLETSRFEDRRQADFKIMKEARELNQVTGDGVFNHNGLRGDNLTQLDFTSTTNTWSMSKDRYVKTTQNTVTLGDVSGQYNYESDTAPESKTGYVENIVMNFDNSSVVNTDGKKTNVYVQTDLVEPDVNRRLDTETAKEQWWWLFTVNTGKRL, encoded by the coding sequence TTGTTGCAACTAAACAATAAAAACTGCTACGGATTTACCCTTATGGAGATGATAGTGGCTACGTTTATTGCCTCGCTTCTTATGGTGTTTATCTCCAAACTTCTTCTTGAAACATCGCGCTTTGAAGACCGCAGACAGGCAGATTTTAAAATAATGAAAGAAGCCAGGGAATTAAATCAGGTAACAGGTGACGGCGTGTTTAACCATAACGGTTTAAGAGGCGATAACTTAACACAGTTGGACTTTACCAGCACAACCAATACATGGTCAATGTCAAAAGACAGATACGTTAAAACCACACAAAACACCGTAACTCTTGGAGATGTCTCAGGTCAATACAATTATGAAAGCGACACAGCGCCTGAGTCAAAGACCGGTTATGTGGAAAACATTGTTATGAACTTTGACAACTCCTCAGTTGTAAACACTGACGGTAAAAAGACCAACGTTTATGTGCAAACAGACCTCGTTGAACCGGATGTCAACAGAAGACTTGACACAGAAACCGCCAAAGAACAGTGGTGGTGGCTTTTTACCGTAAATACCGGTAAAAGGTTATAA